The Microcaecilia unicolor chromosome 6, aMicUni1.1, whole genome shotgun sequence genome includes a window with the following:
- the RPS8 gene encoding 40S ribosomal protein S8: MGISRDNWHKRRKTGGKRKPYHKKRKYELGRPAANTKIGPRRIHTVRVRGGNKKYRALRLDGGNFSWGSECCTRKTRIIDVVYNASNNELVRTKTLVKNCIVQIDSTPYRQWYEAHYALPLGRKKGAKLTPEEEEILNKKRSKKIQKKYDERKKTAKISSLLEEQFQQGKLLACIASRPGQCGRADGYVLEGKELEFYQRKIKAKKGK; this comes from the exons ATGG GTATCTCGCGGGACAACTGGCACAAGCGCCGAAAGACCGGAGGGAAAAGGAAGCCCTACCACAAGAAGAGGAAGTATGAGCTGGGGAGGCCCGCAGCCAACACTAAG ATTGGTCCCCGCCGCATTCACACAGTTAGAGTTCGAGGTGGCAACAAGAAATATCGAGCTTTAAGGTTGGATGGTGGGAACTTCTCTTGGGGCTCTGAGT GTTGCACCCGTAAGACCAGAATTATTGATGTGGTTTATAATGCGTCAAACAATGAGCTGGTGAGAACCAAGACATTGGTGAAGAACTGCATTGTTCAGATCGACAGCACCCCTTACAGACAGTGGTATGAGGCCCACTATGCCTTGCCTCTTGGACGCAAAAAGGGAGCTAAGCTG ACTCCTGAAGAAGAAGAAATCCTGAATAAGAAGAGATCCAAGAAGATTCAGAAGAAATATGACGAGAGAAAAAAGACAGCCAAAATCAGCTCCCTCCTGGAGGAGCAGTTCCAACAGGGGAAGCTACTTG CCTGCATAGCCTCCAGACCTGGACAGTGTGGACGTGCAGACGGCTATGTCTTGGAAGGAAAAGAGTTGGAATTTTACCAGAGGAAGATCAAAGCTAAAAAAGGCAAATAA